The Triticum aestivum cultivar Chinese Spring chromosome 7B, IWGSC CS RefSeq v2.1, whole genome shotgun sequence genome window below encodes:
- the LOC123161755 gene encoding putative disease resistance protein RGA3: MEKLRGSPLAAKTVGILLSKDLSLHHWRSVLESKEWETQTDANGIMPALKLSYDHLPFQHQQCFSFSALFPEDHKYSATQLINLWIGLGILQSGARNQTLQLTGSNNLKDLVAWGFFREESGGGYPCYVVHDLLHDLALQVASHECLTVHHSSVRLEEINPNMHHLSIIIDHVDKISLEKLERQLRKLKASLKVKQLHTLLLFGEVDESFVSILGDFFREANALRVLRLDKISFSVESILHNFSKLVHLRYLYLGTKCEREIHLLLTISRFYHLRILCLGSWCQNCHLPKELSNLVNMSRFYTPANELHSDIVNVGKLRLLEELKIFRVNKKNEGFEPSQLEHLMDLRELGIYNVENIHTEEEEAKTNLGEKVHLERLTLDWDSERSNAEPGVEAVVLGSLQPHRYLQELCIRGHKGSSCPTWLGDKVTVESLHLSGVSWQYLPPLGKMWGLGKVILKHIAALEEFVIEQSFCRLIRLELVGLENFGKWVASQDADHMFPLLQVLIIKDCPKLLELPFASQIVYPSDQDRNIDWFPKLQELQIEKCPELLLVAHIPWTETLRSVNISDVKLLEKLSYSTNSISECCLVIAGKDDLQGLDEVVAFNILTYPDMS, translated from the coding sequence ATGGAAAAACTAAGGGGCTCCCCTCTTGCTGCAAAAACAGTTGGTATATTGTTAAGTAAAGACCTTAGTTTGCATCATTGGAGAAGTGTCTTAGAAAGTAAAGAATGGGAGACACAGACCGATGCCAATGGCATTATGCCTGCATTGAAGCTTAGTTATGACCACCTTCCTTTCCAGCATCAACAATGTTTCTCCTTTTCTGCATTGTTTCCTGAAGATCACAAGTATAGTGCAACCCAGCTAATCAACTTATGGATTGGACTAGGTATCTTACAATCTGGTGCACGAAACCAAACACTTCAACTTACAGGCTCGAACAATTTAAAGGATCTGGTGGCATGGGGATTTTTCAGAGAGGAGAGTGGTGGTGGGTACCCATGTTATGTTGTGCATGACCTGCTACATGATTTAGCATTGCAAGTTGCGTCTCATGAATGTCTTACTGTGCATCATTCTAGTGTGAGATTAGAAGAAATTAATCCAAACATGCACCACTTGTCTATAATCATAGACCATGTTGATAAAATTTCTCTTGAAAAGCTTGAGAGGCAATTGAGAAAGTTAAAGGCAAGTTTGAAGGTTAAACAGTTGCATACGTTGTTGTTATTTGGAGAAGTGGATGAAAGCTTTGTCAGCATTCTGGGTGATTTTTTTAGGGAAGCAAATGCTCTTCGTGTTCTCCGTTTGGATAAAATCTCCTTTTCTGTTGAGTCCATATTACACAACTTTTCAAAACTTGTTCATCTGCGGTACCTATATCTGGGGACAAAGTGTGAGAGGGAGATACATTTACTACTTACCATTTCTAGATTTTATCATTTAAGGATTTTGTGTCTAGGGTCATGGTGCCAAAACTGTCATTTGCCCAAAGAGTTGAGCAACCTTGTAAACATGAGTCGGTTTTATACACCAGCTAATGAGTTGCATTCTGATATTGTCAATGTGGGAAAACTAAGACTCTTAGAAGAGTTGAAGATATTTAGAGTCAATAAAAAAAATGAAGGATTTGAACCAAGTCAACTAGAGCATTTGATGGACCTAAGGGAGCTTGGCATCTATAACGTTGAGAATATACAcactgaagaagaagaagccaaaACAAATCTGGGAGAGAAAGTCCACTTGGAGAGGTTAACATTGGATTGGGATAGCGAGCGGTCTAATGCAGAGCCTGGTGTGGAAGCAGTTGTCCTTGGGAGCCTTCAACCACATAGATATCTTCAGGAGTTGTGCATTAGAGGGCACAAAGGCTCTTCTTGTCCAACATGGCTGGGTGATAAGGTCACTGTTGAATCTCTTCATCTCTCTGGTGTGTCTTGGCAATATCTCCCTCCTTTGGGGAAGATGTGGGGCCTTGGTAAAGTAATATTGAAACATATTGCCGCATTGGAGGAGTTCGTTATAGAGCAAAGCTTTTGTAGGCTAATAAGGCTTGAGCTTGTTGGATTGGAAAATTTTGGAAAATGGGTAGCATCACAGGATGCTGATCATATGTTTCCTCTTTTGCAAGTATTGATTATAAAAGACTGCCCTAAACTGTTGGAGCTGCCATTTGCAAGCCAGATTGTTTATCCATCAGATCAAGACCGGAATATTGATTGGTTTCCCAAACTGCAAGAGCTTCAGATAGAGAAGTGTCCAGAACTGTTGTTAGTGGCTCATATCCCATGGACTGAAACTCTGCGTAGTGTGAATATAAGTGATGTAAAGCTACTGGAAAAGCTTTCCTACTCAACAAATTCCATCTCTGAATGCTGTTTGGTAATTGCGGGAAAAGATGATTTGCAGGGCTTAGATGAGGTGGTAGCATTCAATATCCTGACATATCCTGACATGTCTTGA